A window of Pseudodesulfovibrio hydrargyri contains these coding sequences:
- a CDS encoding MFS transporter: METLRKNIGFIAATLSMLMAFAASATPIPLYDVYRRAEGLTYNDLSLTAVVYFIGAISALLFFGRISDHLGRKPVTLLAFALSAVASFILLRVDSATPLIVARLLLGLSCGLASSAIAAYVVDSAPPSLSWLSAVIVGNAPMVGLTLGALASGALVEYGPYPKMLCYVIVLIETAVVCVLILTGRETVKRKPGLAASLRPAFSMPQADRRLFPIAACLFLATWALGGFFQAYGPSIAADQLGSRSTLTAAVVFSSFLLPSAIGGPLTARFSPAKAQRIGIVIFTLALGGIILAVKMSMITSFLIMSAIAGAAQGVALTGSIRSLLDGVASYNRAGILSLLYATAYTGAAVTSFLAGQLSKFLNLYQLVLCYGGLAAVACVITLIFAREPRECRA; the protein is encoded by the coding sequence TTGGAAACCCTGCGTAAAAACATCGGCTTCATCGCGGCCACGCTGTCCATGCTCATGGCCTTTGCCGCCTCGGCCACGCCGATCCCGCTCTATGACGTCTACCGCCGCGCGGAAGGACTGACCTACAACGACCTCTCCCTGACCGCCGTGGTCTATTTCATCGGCGCGATCTCGGCCCTGCTGTTCTTCGGCCGCATCTCGGACCACCTGGGCCGCAAGCCGGTCACCCTGCTCGCCTTCGCCCTCTCGGCCGTGGCCAGCTTCATCCTCCTGCGCGTGGACAGCGCGACGCCCCTGATCGTCGCCCGGCTCCTGCTCGGGCTCTCCTGCGGCCTGGCCTCCAGCGCCATCGCGGCCTACGTGGTGGACAGCGCCCCGCCTTCCTTAAGCTGGCTGTCCGCCGTGATCGTGGGCAACGCGCCCATGGTCGGGCTGACCCTGGGCGCCCTGGCCTCGGGCGCACTGGTCGAGTACGGCCCGTACCCGAAGATGCTCTGCTACGTCATCGTCCTGATCGAAACGGCGGTGGTCTGCGTCCTGATCCTGACGGGCAGGGAGACGGTGAAGCGCAAGCCCGGCCTGGCCGCCTCGCTCCGGCCCGCCTTTTCCATGCCCCAGGCCGACCGGCGGCTGTTCCCCATCGCGGCCTGCCTCTTTCTGGCCACCTGGGCCCTGGGCGGATTCTTCCAGGCCTACGGCCCATCCATCGCGGCCGACCAGCTCGGCTCCAGGAGCACGCTCACGGCCGCCGTCGTGTTCTCCTCCTTCCTGCTGCCCAGCGCCATCGGCGGTCCGTTGACGGCCCGGTTCTCCCCGGCCAAGGCCCAGCGCATCGGCATCGTCATCTTCACCCTGGCCCTGGGCGGGATCATCCTGGCCGTGAAGATGTCCATGATCACCAGCTTCCTGATCATGAGCGCCATCGCGGGCGCGGCCCAGGGCGTGGCCCTGACCGGGAGCATCCGCTCCCTGCTCGACGGCGTCGCCTCGTACAACCGCGCCGGAATCCTGTCGCTGCTCTACGCCACGGCCTACACCGGCGCGGCGGTGACCAGCTTCCTGGCCGGGCAGCTGTCCAAGTTCCTGAACCTGTACCAGTTGGTCCTGTGCTACGGCGGCCTGGCCGCCGTGGCCTGCGTGATCACCCTGATCTTCGCCCGCGAACCCCGGGAATGCCGGGCATAG
- a CDS encoding MBL fold metallo-hydrolase: MNMLYKIIILLALLALVLAVSGCFYFRQAKFGRLPQGDRLDRISRSPNYQGGTFHNREPFVSVVEGGEGFGLWLKFLLRSDDNLTPPGPVPVVKTDLKSMAPDRDAVIWLGHSSYFIRLNGRTILIDPVLSDHAAPVSFSTRAFDGTTLYTAEDIPDIDYLLISHDHWDHLDYDTVTALRPRIGRIVTGLGVGAHFASWGFPEEMIVEADWDDTVRLEDGLTLYVLTARHFSGRLFDRNRTLWVAFALETGSRRIFYSGDSGYGAHFKAIGKRFGGFDLVLLDSGQYNEAWQYVHMNPEQAAQAALDLRAASALPSHTGRFNISYHSWDDPFRRFVTAGQGKPYRLVTPEIGEVVRLDDPQQTFTRWWETL, from the coding sequence ATGAACATGCTCTACAAGATCATCATCCTTCTCGCCCTGCTGGCCCTGGTGCTGGCCGTCTCGGGCTGCTTCTACTTCCGGCAGGCCAAGTTCGGCAGGCTCCCCCAGGGAGACCGACTGGACCGCATATCCCGGTCCCCCAACTACCAGGGCGGGACCTTCCACAACCGCGAGCCCTTCGTCAGCGTGGTCGAGGGCGGCGAGGGGTTCGGCCTGTGGCTGAAGTTCCTGTTGCGCAGCGACGACAACCTGACCCCGCCCGGCCCCGTTCCCGTGGTCAAGACCGACCTCAAGTCCATGGCCCCGGACCGGGACGCCGTGATCTGGCTCGGCCACTCCTCCTATTTCATCCGTCTGAACGGCCGGACCATCCTGATCGACCCGGTCCTGAGCGACCACGCCGCGCCCGTGTCCTTCTCGACCCGCGCCTTTGACGGCACGACCCTCTACACCGCCGAAGACATCCCGGACATCGACTACCTGCTCATCTCCCACGACCACTGGGACCACCTGGACTACGACACCGTGACCGCGCTCCGGCCCAGAATCGGGCGCATCGTCACCGGCCTGGGCGTGGGCGCCCACTTCGCCAGCTGGGGGTTCCCGGAGGAAATGATCGTGGAGGCCGACTGGGACGACACCGTGCGCCTGGAGGACGGGTTGACCCTTTATGTCCTGACCGCCCGGCACTTCTCCGGCCGCCTGTTCGACCGCAACCGCACCCTGTGGGTCGCCTTTGCCCTGGAGACCGGTTCGCGGCGCATCTTCTACAGCGGCGACAGCGGCTATGGGGCCCACTTCAAGGCCATCGGAAAGCGCTTCGGCGGATTCGATCTTGTCCTGCTCGACAGCGGGCAATACAACGAGGCTTGGCAGTACGTGCACATGAACCCGGAGCAGGCGGCCCAGGCCGCCCTGGACCTGCGCGCCGCGTCCGCCCTGCCGTCGCACACGGGCCGGTTCAACATCTCCTACCACTCCTGGGACGACCCCTTCCGCCGCTTCGTCACGGCGGGCCAGGGCAAGCCCTATCGCCTGGTCACCCCGGAGATCGGCGAGGTCGTCCGCCTGGACGACCCGCAACAAACCTTCACCCGCTGGTGGGAAACGCTCTAG
- the metW gene encoding methionine biosynthesis protein MetW, which translates to MRFDLQVIATWIEPGSRVLDLGCRTGSLLAHLTEEKAIIGTGIEIDEEAAGQAIAKGLSVIHGDIYEEIEDYPDNAFDYVILSQALMQVLDPETLLREMLRVGRLGIVSFPNFTHYRNRLQMLFTGRAPMSKELPYEWYNTPNIRVIPIIDFRRFCKHLGVPIVKEVAISTHHHDEQGKVITWLPNLFATFGIFMLGQARRPGSD; encoded by the coding sequence ATCGCCACCTGGATAGAACCGGGCAGCCGCGTCCTCGACCTCGGCTGCCGCACCGGCTCGCTGCTGGCCCACCTGACCGAAGAGAAGGCAATCATCGGCACCGGCATCGAGATCGACGAGGAGGCCGCGGGCCAGGCCATCGCCAAGGGATTGTCCGTCATTCACGGCGACATCTACGAGGAGATCGAGGACTACCCGGACAACGCGTTCGACTACGTCATCCTGTCCCAGGCCCTGATGCAGGTTCTGGACCCCGAGACCCTGCTGCGCGAGATGCTGCGCGTGGGGCGGCTCGGCATCGTCTCGTTCCCGAATTTCACCCACTACCGGAACCGGCTCCAGATGCTCTTCACCGGGCGCGCGCCCATGTCCAAGGAGCTGCCCTACGAGTGGTACAACACCCCGAACATCCGGGTCATCCCGATCATCGACTTCCGCCGCTTCTGCAAACACCTGGGCGTGCCCATCGTCAAGGAGGTGGCCATCTCCACCCACCACCACGACGAGCAGGGCAAGGTCATCACCTGGCTGCCCAACCTGTTCGCCACCTTCGGCATCTTCATGCTCGGCCAGGCTCGGCGGCCCGGGTCGGACTAG